One bacterium DNA segment encodes these proteins:
- a CDS encoding AAA family ATPase produces MARILTVANQKGGVGKTTTAVNLAASLSVMEKKTLLVDLDPQANASSGVGGTPGGDEERNVYRVLMGEIPVAEAIRGTDLPFLYLLPASADLIGAEIELVPMERRERRLAEALAPVVGEYDVIVIDCPPSLGLLTVNALCAADAVVIPLQCEYYALEGLSSLFRTIDRIREEMNPGLRIEGVALTMFDARNNLAHQVADEAREILKDQIFQTVIPRNVRLSESPSHGKPALLYAVSSRGAQSYLELAREMVNRWNGRTNR; encoded by the coding sequence TTGGCCCGCATTCTCACCGTCGCCAACCAGAAGGGGGGGGTCGGGAAGACCACCACCGCGGTCAACCTGGCCGCTTCCCTCTCCGTAATGGAGAAGAAGACGCTCCTGGTCGACCTCGACCCGCAGGCCAACGCCTCCTCCGGCGTGGGAGGGACCCCCGGGGGAGATGAGGAGCGCAACGTCTACCGCGTCCTCATGGGAGAGATCCCCGTGGCGGAGGCGATCCGGGGGACCGATCTTCCCTTCCTCTATCTATTGCCCGCTTCCGCCGACCTGATCGGGGCCGAGATCGAACTGGTGCCGATGGAACGCAGGGAACGGCGCCTGGCGGAGGCGCTGGCGCCTGTTGTGGGAGAGTACGACGTCATCGTGATCGATTGTCCTCCCTCCCTGGGCCTGCTGACGGTCAACGCCCTTTGCGCCGCCGATGCAGTAGTGATTCCTCTTCAGTGTGAATATTACGCCCTGGAAGGACTTTCCAGCCTCTTCCGGACCATCGACCGGATCCGGGAGGAGATGAATCCCGGGTTGCGGATCGAGGGAGTGGCGCTCACCATGTTCGACGCGCGGAACAACCTGGCCCATCAGGTCGCGGATGAGGCCCGCGAAATACTGAAAGATCAAATATTTCAAACAGTTATACCGAGAAATGTCCGCTTGTCCGAGTCGCCCTCCCACGGAAAGCCGGCGCTCCTGTACGCCGTTTCCTCCCGTGGGGCGCAAAGTTACCTCGAACTGGCCCGGGAGATGGTGAACCGATGGAACGGAAGAACGAACCGGTAA